One window from the genome of Deltaproteobacteria bacterium encodes:
- a CDS encoding PAS domain S-box protein: MEIRKKLCFGSRHRNPRQPIKDAMVDDTPSELQIACARLVQMEAQLQASQERYLLAISGTNDGIWDWNRNTDDVYFSPRWKEILGYEDHELPNEISVWISRIHPEDFNQVMAANNRFTFSDATHFEIEYRIRHRDGSYRWILGRGTCLRNQTGHPYRMAGAHTDITSRKNAEAALRTSEAQKRALLDGIAASLTFVDTTLQIQWANRYAAKTLGVDSLVGHTCQALWSQNPRVCAHCPTVQALRDRIPQNGVVQSPDGRIWDRRAEPVFDERGHVTGTVVIAQDITQIMYTQRELIEAKKASEQASKAKSEFLANMSHEIRTPLNGLLGMLQLLQASASEPDQSELLDIALQSGKRLGILLTDIMDLSRIEADKLRIHADALHIPDIFRDAMMLFRKAAMDHHVCMTSHVHPSVPPYIISDALRLRQVLFNLIGNAIKFTPRGDVSMEAYPLPCPNQTKTRVLFVISDTGIGIPPEKIQDIFEMFTQSGLARNPEQEGAGLGL, from the coding sequence ATGGAGATTCGGAAGAAATTGTGCTTTGGTTCCCGCCATCGCAATCCGCGCCAACCAATTAAGGACGCCATGGTCGACGACACGCCTTCCGAACTGCAAATCGCGTGCGCCCGCCTGGTTCAGATGGAAGCCCAACTCCAGGCCAGCCAGGAACGCTACCTTCTGGCCATCAGCGGCACCAACGACGGAATCTGGGACTGGAACCGAAACACGGACGACGTCTATTTCTCGCCACGTTGGAAGGAAATCCTCGGCTACGAGGATCATGAGCTGCCCAACGAAATCTCGGTCTGGATCAGTCGGATTCATCCCGAGGATTTCAACCAGGTCATGGCCGCCAACAACCGTTTCACGTTCAGCGACGCGACCCACTTTGAAATCGAATACCGTATCCGCCACCGAGACGGCTCGTACCGCTGGATCCTTGGCCGTGGCACCTGCCTGCGCAACCAGACCGGGCACCCCTATCGCATGGCCGGCGCGCATACGGACATCACCTCGCGTAAAAACGCCGAGGCCGCGCTGCGCACCAGCGAAGCCCAGAAGCGGGCCCTGCTCGACGGCATCGCGGCCAGCCTGACCTTTGTCGACACGACGTTACAAATTCAATGGGCGAACCGATACGCCGCCAAGACATTGGGTGTCGACAGTCTGGTGGGCCATACCTGCCAGGCCCTATGGAGCCAAAATCCCCGTGTCTGCGCCCATTGTCCAACGGTTCAGGCCCTGCGCGACCGAATTCCGCAAAACGGCGTCGTGCAAAGTCCGGATGGCCGGATCTGGGACCGGCGGGCGGAACCGGTTTTCGACGAACGGGGACACGTAACCGGAACAGTGGTCATTGCCCAGGACATCACCCAGATCATGTACACCCAGCGGGAACTGATCGAAGCCAAAAAAGCCTCGGAACAGGCCAGTAAAGCCAAGAGTGAATTCCTGGCCAACATGAGCCATGAAATCCGCACCCCCTTGAACGGCCTTTTGGGCATGCTGCAACTCCTCCAGGCCTCGGCCTCGGAGCCCGATCAATCCGAACTGCTGGACATTGCCCTGCAATCCGGCAAGCGGCTCGGCATCCTCCTGACCGACATCATGGATCTGTCACGGATCGAGGCCGACAAACTGCGCATCCATGCCGACGCCCTGCATATTCCGGATATTTTCCGCGACGCCATGATGCTCTTCCGCAAGGCCGCCATGGATCACCACGTGTGCATGACCAGCCACGTGCATCCGTCCGTTCCGCCTTACATCATCAGCGACGCCCTCCGCCTGCGGCAAGTGCTCTTCAATCTGATCGGCAACGCCATCAAATTCACGCCCCGGGGCGACGTCTCCATGGAGGCCTATCCCCTCCCCTGCCCGAATCAGACCAAAACCCGTGTTCTGTTCGTTATTTCGGACACGGGCATCGGCATTCCTCCGGAAAAGATCCAGGATATTTTCGAAATGTTCACGCAAAGCGGTCTGGCCAGGAACCCGGAGCAGGAAGGCGCGGGCCTGGGCCT